The following proteins come from a genomic window of Frankia casuarinae:
- a CDS encoding DUF58 domain-containing protein, which translates to MRDFVAALRGLTIRGRSFVAAGIACAASAAVLGEQDLLRIGLLVMLLPVLAAAFVCRTRYRLACTRRLEPSRVTAGDRVSVQIRLENVSRSPSSVLLLEDAAADGLGGGARFVLDRIEPGGSRDLSYVLHAGMRGRYQIGPMAIRLGDPFGLCELSRSFRSLDELVVAPPIERLPPARPTGAARVSTELRRATGLVGEDETTTRPYRSGDDLRKVHWKTTARRGELMVRREEHPRTGGATILIDTRARAWPDGGPSASFEWAVSAVGAIGVHLVRGGYRVRLLTDQGLAAIAAEGTVGGLLDELSTLTPAPTESLYPALAAGRGRVDRGGMFVAVLGRTDAPTATALAGLRPRSAPAIAVLVNVASWSTAAAAPKIAADLETTHAVLTRAGWAVLGAAAGTSLAAMWPRVAARARGPGGVGAPGAAGVSGRPGAAGLTRTVGLTGATGLTGATGLTGATGLTGATGLTGDLHTGGRSVP; encoded by the coding sequence GTGCGTGACTTTGTCGCGGCGCTGCGTGGCCTGACGATCCGCGGCCGGTCGTTCGTCGCCGCCGGCATCGCCTGCGCGGCGTCCGCGGCCGTGCTCGGCGAGCAGGACCTGCTGCGGATCGGCCTGCTCGTCATGCTCCTCCCCGTGCTCGCGGCGGCCTTCGTCTGCCGGACCCGCTACCGGCTCGCCTGCACCCGCCGGCTCGAACCGAGCCGGGTGACCGCCGGGGACCGGGTCTCGGTCCAGATCAGGCTGGAGAACGTCAGCCGGTCGCCGTCGTCGGTGCTCCTGCTGGAGGACGCTGCCGCGGACGGGCTGGGCGGCGGGGCCCGGTTCGTACTCGACCGGATCGAGCCCGGTGGCAGCCGGGACCTGTCCTATGTCCTCCACGCGGGGATGCGCGGCCGCTACCAGATCGGACCGATGGCGATCCGCCTCGGTGACCCGTTCGGGCTGTGCGAACTGTCGCGCAGTTTCCGCAGCCTGGACGAACTGGTCGTGGCCCCCCCGATCGAGCGGCTGCCGCCGGCCCGCCCGACCGGTGCCGCGCGCGTCAGCACCGAGCTGCGCCGCGCGACCGGGCTCGTGGGTGAGGACGAGACGACGACCCGTCCGTACCGGTCCGGCGACGACCTGCGCAAGGTGCACTGGAAGACGACCGCCCGCCGCGGCGAGCTGATGGTCCGGCGCGAGGAGCACCCGCGGACGGGCGGGGCGACCATCCTGATCGACACTCGGGCCCGGGCGTGGCCTGACGGGGGCCCGTCAGCGTCGTTCGAGTGGGCGGTGAGCGCGGTCGGGGCGATCGGCGTCCACCTCGTCCGGGGCGGGTACCGGGTCCGGCTGCTGACCGATCAGGGGCTGGCGGCCATCGCCGCGGAGGGTACCGTCGGCGGGCTCCTTGACGAGCTTTCGACGCTGACGCCCGCCCCCACCGAGTCCCTGTACCCAGCGCTCGCGGCCGGCCGCGGGCGAGTCGATCGCGGCGGCATGTTCGTCGCCGTCCTCGGCCGCACCGATGCGCCCACCGCCACCGCGCTGGCCGGGCTGCGGCCCCGCAGCGCCCCGGCGATCGCGGTGCTCGTCAACGTGGCCAGCTGGAGCACCGCCGCGGCGGCCCCGAAGATCGCCGCCGACCTCGAAACGACGCACGCGGTGCTCACCCGCGCCGGCTGGGCGGTCCTCGGCGCGGCGGCGGGCACCAGCCTCGCGGCGATGTGGCCGCGGGTCGCCGCCCGGGCCCGGGGCCCGGGCGGCGTCGGTGCCCCGGGTGCCGCCGGAGTCTCCGGACGTCCCGGGGCCGCGGGACTCACCAGGACCGTGGGACTCACCGGGGCGACGGGACTCACCGGGGCGACGGGACTCACCGGGGCGACGGGACTCACCGGGGCGACGGGACTCACCGGCGATCTCCACACCGGCGGACGGTCGGTGCCGTGA
- a CDS encoding transglutaminaseTgpA domain-containing protein, which yields MNARPVPTVIATVACLLSTSALTRLFEGVLWWFGPVLVATTVAVGTGVASRLLRLPAAAEILLSLVGLIGTVTVLSARSTALLGFLPTATTVETLHTLISAGGSDISRLAAPVPARPGLVVLTVIGVYLLVMIVDLIVVKFDHPTLGGLPLLALYAVSAAILPGGVGVVPFLLGAVSFIALLLLDGRLAYERWGRTVSDQRRAGVEMFGGRIAVGALGVAVTALVAAIVVPLGLPSLDGEGLVSRKGGSGAGDGPSSASVVQPIVSVSQQLHASTEVPLLRLRSDEPKYLRLTALENFDGQLFTLRALNATREDRVSEGLPKPRTGGATQSVRAEVAVTGRFNELYLPVPGIPIRIEGLTGDWRLASPTGTIFSTRTSTANAHYQVDAVVPNPTSAQLQAATGPIPDSLGVATALPDNLDPQLRQLTKAVTAGARTPYEKVYAIQEYLRGPQFTYDLRGAPTTQEGALSQFLFDTHRGYCEQFASAMTVMVRILGLPARVAIGFVPGERQSDGSYVITNRQAHAWPEVWFPSIGWISFEPTRRSDGTTSAPSYAPAGPEDPDNDAALPEEQAQAEPQAVPEPVPVPDTSTPAPGDDPTAMGAARSGDDASTSTEIPSWVVWLCAALPVLGLLAVPAIIRIRRRRVRLRPAEDDPPDPSGATVERVHDAWAELLDVAADLGIMIRPNDSPRAGVARLTAYLDAEPTTAQAPGSGPEPSAWQSGGSEPPTTYPQARAALARLASAEERARYAPPEMAAPPSVADLSEDVVLATTTLLALAPRARRMLARIAPASVLRRAAPASARGRSRMGRGGGKDDGPATPTTVQNEDNQDNQDWLDAVRDGPPSAAATAPRPVP from the coding sequence GTGAACGCCCGCCCGGTGCCCACAGTGATCGCCACCGTCGCCTGTCTGCTGTCCACCAGCGCGCTGACCCGTCTGTTCGAGGGTGTCCTCTGGTGGTTCGGGCCGGTGCTCGTTGCCACGACCGTGGCCGTCGGGACGGGGGTGGCGAGCCGCCTGCTCCGGCTGCCGGCGGCGGCCGAGATCCTGCTCAGTCTGGTCGGCCTCATCGGCACCGTCACCGTGCTGTCCGCGCGGTCGACGGCGTTGCTGGGCTTCCTGCCGACCGCCACCACGGTCGAGACGCTGCACACGCTCATCTCCGCCGGCGGCTCCGACATCTCACGGCTGGCCGCGCCGGTGCCCGCCCGGCCGGGCCTGGTGGTCCTCACGGTGATCGGCGTCTACCTCCTGGTGATGATCGTCGATCTGATCGTGGTGAAGTTCGACCACCCGACGCTCGGCGGCCTTCCGCTGCTGGCGCTGTATGCGGTGTCGGCGGCGATTCTGCCCGGGGGGGTCGGCGTGGTGCCCTTCCTGCTCGGCGCGGTGAGCTTCATCGCCCTGCTCCTGCTCGACGGGCGGTTGGCGTACGAGCGATGGGGCCGGACCGTCTCCGACCAGCGGAGGGCTGGCGTCGAGATGTTCGGCGGTCGCATCGCCGTGGGCGCGCTCGGGGTCGCCGTCACCGCGCTGGTCGCCGCGATCGTGGTGCCGCTTGGCCTGCCGTCCCTTGACGGCGAGGGACTGGTGTCGCGCAAGGGTGGATCCGGTGCCGGGGACGGTCCGAGTTCGGCCAGCGTCGTGCAGCCGATCGTCTCGGTGAGCCAGCAGCTGCACGCCAGCACGGAGGTGCCCCTGCTTCGGCTGCGCTCCGACGAGCCGAAGTATCTGCGACTGACGGCGCTGGAGAACTTCGACGGCCAACTGTTCACCCTGCGGGCGTTGAATGCCACCCGGGAAGACCGGGTCAGCGAGGGATTACCGAAACCACGGACGGGCGGCGCTACCCAGTCGGTGCGTGCGGAGGTGGCCGTCACCGGGCGGTTCAACGAGCTGTATCTGCCGGTTCCGGGCATCCCAATCCGGATCGAGGGGCTGACCGGCGACTGGCGGCTGGCGAGCCCGACAGGCACGATCTTCTCGACCCGGACCTCGACGGCGAACGCGCACTACCAGGTGGACGCGGTGGTGCCGAATCCCACAAGCGCACAGCTTCAGGCCGCGACCGGGCCGATCCCGGACTCGCTCGGCGTCGCGACCGCGCTCCCTGACAATCTCGATCCCCAGCTGCGTCAGCTCACCAAGGCCGTGACCGCGGGTGCGCGCACCCCCTATGAAAAGGTGTACGCGATCCAGGAATACCTGCGGGGGCCGCAGTTCACCTACGACCTCCGGGGCGCCCCCACCACGCAGGAGGGCGCGCTCAGCCAGTTCCTGTTCGACACCCACCGCGGCTACTGCGAACAGTTCGCCTCGGCCATGACGGTCATGGTGCGGATACTGGGCCTACCCGCCCGGGTCGCGATCGGCTTCGTCCCCGGGGAGCGGCAGAGCGACGGCAGCTACGTCATCACCAACCGGCAGGCGCACGCCTGGCCCGAGGTCTGGTTCCCGTCGATCGGCTGGATCAGCTTCGAGCCGACCCGCCGCAGCGACGGAACCACCTCGGCGCCGTCCTACGCCCCCGCCGGGCCCGAGGACCCCGACAACGACGCCGCCCTGCCGGAAGAGCAGGCTCAGGCCGAACCGCAGGCAGTGCCCGAGCCGGTGCCCGTGCCGGATACCTCCACGCCGGCTCCCGGCGACGATCCGACCGCGATGGGCGCTGCGCGGTCAGGTGACGACGCATCGACCTCCACCGAAATTCCCTCCTGGGTGGTCTGGCTGTGCGCTGCCCTGCCCGTCCTGGGCCTGCTAGCCGTTCCGGCGATCATCCGGATCCGGCGGAGGCGGGTCCGGCTGCGCCCGGCCGAAGACGATCCCCCAGATCCGTCTGGGGCGACGGTGGAACGGGTCCACGACGCCTGGGCGGAACTGCTGGACGTCGCCGCGGACCTGGGAATCATGATCCGGCCGAACGACTCGCCGCGGGCCGGAGTGGCCCGGCTGACCGCCTACCTGGACGCCGAGCCGACCACCGCACAGGCTCCGGGATCCGGCCCGGAACCGTCTGCGTGGCAGTCCGGGGGCAGCGAGCCCCCCACGACCTACCCGCAGGCCCGCGCGGCACTCGCCCGACTGGCCTCCGCGGAGGAGCGGGCCCGCTACGCGCCGCCGGAGATGGCCGCGCCGCCGTCCGTCGCAGACCTCAGCGAAGATGTCGTCCTGGCCACCACCACGCTGTTGGCGCTGGCACCGCGGGCCAGGCGGATGTTGGCGCGGATCGCCCCGGCATCGGTTCTCCGGCGCGCCGCGCCGGCCTCGGCGCGCGGACGGTCGAGGATGGGACGGGGAGGCGGTAAGGACGACGGACCCGCCACGCCCACCACGGTTCAGAACGAAGACAATCAGGACAATCAGGACTGGCTGGACGCGGTCAGGGACGGTCCTCCCAGCGCCGCCGCCACCGCTCCTCGACCCGTTCCATGA
- a CDS encoding class I SAM-dependent methyltransferase: MTSHVTGADLRQAAIWHGLRTVLPGSAAGVPAWSVAPTATAIPPIIVDAGGGSGGFAVPLAVEGYLVIVVDPSPDALAALRRRADERGVADRVTAEQGDLADLTGIVGAETADLLLCHSVLDVVDDPEAALAGALRVLRPGGVLSLVVAGRAATVLARALAGRFEQAQAVLTGQGAGAPRTPAGFTTAEIVALVNAAGADVVDVHGVRVFADLVPGARVDSDPFTAQRLLRLELAAAALEPFRDLAAQLHVLARRRAAGTAREAGAAGFP; the protein is encoded by the coding sequence ATGACCAGCCATGTCACCGGCGCGGATCTGCGGCAGGCCGCGATCTGGCACGGCCTGCGGACGGTCCTGCCCGGATCGGCAGCGGGGGTTCCGGCCTGGTCGGTGGCCCCGACGGCCACAGCCATCCCGCCGATCATCGTTGACGCGGGCGGTGGGAGTGGTGGCTTCGCCGTACCCCTGGCGGTCGAGGGCTACCTGGTGATCGTCGTGGACCCGTCGCCGGACGCCCTGGCAGCGTTGCGCCGTCGCGCCGACGAACGGGGCGTCGCCGACCGGGTCACGGCCGAGCAGGGCGATCTGGCCGACCTGACCGGCATCGTCGGAGCCGAGACCGCCGATTTGTTGCTGTGCCACTCCGTCCTCGACGTCGTTGACGATCCCGAGGCCGCGCTGGCGGGGGCCCTGCGGGTGCTGCGCCCGGGAGGCGTTCTCAGCCTCGTCGTCGCGGGCCGGGCTGCCACGGTGCTCGCCCGCGCCCTGGCGGGTCGCTTCGAGCAGGCGCAGGCCGTGCTGACCGGCCAGGGCGCCGGGGCGCCCCGGACGCCCGCCGGGTTCACCACCGCCGAGATCGTCGCGCTGGTGAACGCGGCGGGCGCGGACGTCGTCGACGTCCACGGGGTGCGCGTGTTCGCCGACCTGGTCCCCGGGGCGCGGGTCGACTCCGATCCCTTCACCGCGCAGCGGCTGCTGCGCCTGGAACTGGCCGCGGCCGCCCTGGAGCCGTTCCGTGACCTCGCGGCACAGCTGCACGTGCTTGCCCGCCGTCGTGCCGCTGGTACCGCTCGCGAAGCCGGCGCCGCCGGGTTCCCGTGA
- a CDS encoding BTAD domain-containing putative transcriptional regulator produces MPDRDSLQFAILGPLEITAGGAPIVLGGTQRKVLMAALLLEAGQVVPGHRLLEVIWGDPPPEKALATLRTHVSELRRRLETGSEVLLRKGTGYVLDVRPEQIDSEQARRLLEQGRRAVDDGDPVSAIAPLQEAQALWRGPPLVDLIDYPFTRAYVDALDELQLDIAKTRIAADLSLGRHREVIGDLRVLVTRHPHDDGLRRELVLAFYRDGRIEDAARACREGLEALHDLGLDSAMLQQLQEDVLRGASSLAWTPPRSLDRRVSVAPTSQGGYQLPPDIREYTGRDTIQAQVHAMLTDPVGLSRGTVVAAFAGKAGAGKTALAVHIAHRVRTGFTDTLYVDLRGNSTPLAPARVLSRFVQTLGVSRSAVPADPDDLGEMYRELLATRKVLIILDNAGGEAQIRPLLPTSPGCAVIITSRSRLHGLSAPYWMVDVLLPSDAVELLAKMVSTQRVDTEPEAARDIVGLCGYLPLAIQIAGRKLAAHPHWKLARLAGRLANERDRLSWLEAGDLEIRASFSLSYEGRPPDEQRAFRLLSLPAMSDFAPWAAAAVLDLDLDEAEDVVDRLADAQLLERRGADRTGTERYRFHDLLRVFARERETGVGTPLGHPAAPGRIPEAGGDNRHTGNGHTGNGHTGNGHHDAAGAPSAGAPSTEAPSTEAPSTVSGEHRAALGRLLYAYLAMLREAVDTFSPGGVRTLTPAAEDAAALTTGAVFRFEQAGVADLVGRPLVWFGGERGNLLSLIDQAHAAGLDEPTWLLATEAAEFYAFAAHWGDWEQSHVLGLAAARRGGHRLAEATLLTNLAERDITLAFEDAFWRLDADGTDPDGQPAVEVYRATVDHLALATERLTRARKIFVDFGDELGEARTLRGLADACRGRGEFSAALVHFEAGLEMMRRGGARKAEAETLVNVAMVHGDRDELTDGINCLTMSLSIARELGNRPLEALALRRLGDLHRFQYRLDRALASYNESLPLLAELPDTRWEPRVLIRRGDILAQMDDHPAARRSWQQGITLLRQQGSPELPAAEERLSAPVTAEPTQFTSGRLLSTFDPAYFIARIASSRRSVRLLNTWTDLATPEHRTAFADAVLAAVDAGAIIQVLLLDPDSPAVAGRAADLLHSVDVPGMIRSNLLVLEALRDRLAPVLRSRLAVRLYTEQPLTTYHRWDTGALVSTFPVGYSSAAATQHEAAVSSTLVQFVEQHFERLWSLEGSTALDDYLRVPLRVSPSDAGHLEVQAEFVRLDGAVYVSSPDLVALLGRGGPDGLLAEVAGDGRHVLAGTGRCRMVPLRDNDGAGAVATAFADKYGAARDSLLRLSSVRR; encoded by the coding sequence ATGCCTGACCGCGACAGCCTGCAGTTCGCCATCCTCGGCCCGTTGGAGATCACTGCCGGGGGAGCACCCATCGTGCTCGGCGGCACCCAGCGCAAGGTGCTGATGGCCGCGTTGCTGCTGGAAGCCGGTCAGGTGGTGCCCGGTCACCGGCTGCTGGAGGTGATCTGGGGGGACCCACCGCCGGAGAAGGCGCTGGCCACATTGCGCACCCATGTCAGCGAGCTGCGGCGGCGGCTGGAGACCGGTTCCGAGGTGCTGTTGCGCAAGGGGACCGGGTACGTCCTTGACGTGCGCCCGGAGCAGATCGACTCCGAGCAGGCCCGTCGGCTGCTGGAACAGGGCCGGCGCGCGGTGGATGACGGTGACCCGGTGAGCGCGATCGCCCCGTTGCAGGAGGCCCAGGCCCTCTGGCGGGGACCGCCGCTGGTCGACCTGATCGACTACCCGTTCACCCGGGCCTACGTGGACGCCCTCGACGAACTCCAGCTCGACATCGCCAAGACCCGGATCGCCGCCGATCTCTCTCTGGGTCGTCATCGCGAGGTCATCGGGGATCTGCGCGTGCTGGTGACACGGCACCCCCACGACGACGGGCTGCGCCGAGAGCTGGTTCTCGCCTTCTACCGGGACGGTCGGATCGAGGACGCGGCCCGGGCCTGCCGGGAGGGCCTGGAGGCGCTGCACGACCTGGGGCTGGACTCCGCGATGTTGCAGCAGCTGCAGGAGGACGTGCTGCGCGGCGCGTCCAGCCTGGCCTGGACCCCGCCCCGCTCGCTCGACCGGCGGGTCTCCGTGGCGCCCACGAGCCAGGGGGGGTACCAGCTGCCCCCGGACATCCGCGAATACACCGGGCGCGACACGATCCAGGCCCAGGTGCACGCCATGCTGACCGATCCGGTCGGGCTGTCACGGGGAACCGTGGTGGCGGCGTTCGCGGGTAAGGCCGGCGCCGGCAAGACCGCCCTGGCCGTGCACATCGCGCATCGCGTCCGCACGGGGTTCACCGACACGCTGTACGTGGACCTGCGGGGCAACAGCACCCCGCTGGCCCCGGCCCGGGTGCTGTCCCGGTTCGTCCAGACGCTCGGGGTCAGCCGCTCCGCGGTACCGGCCGACCCCGACGATCTCGGCGAGATGTACCGGGAGCTGCTCGCGACCCGCAAGGTCCTGATCATCCTCGACAACGCGGGGGGCGAGGCACAGATCCGGCCGCTGCTGCCGACCAGCCCGGGCTGCGCGGTCATCATCACGAGTCGGTCGCGGCTGCACGGTCTGAGCGCCCCGTACTGGATGGTGGACGTCCTGCTGCCCAGTGACGCGGTGGAGCTGCTGGCCAAGATGGTCAGCACGCAGCGGGTCGACACCGAGCCCGAGGCCGCGCGTGACATCGTCGGCCTGTGCGGCTACCTACCGCTGGCGATCCAGATCGCCGGGCGCAAGCTGGCCGCCCATCCGCACTGGAAACTGGCCCGCCTGGCCGGGCGGCTCGCCAACGAACGCGACCGGCTGTCCTGGCTGGAGGCCGGCGACCTGGAGATCCGGGCCAGCTTCTCGCTGAGCTACGAGGGCCGGCCGCCGGACGAGCAGCGCGCCTTCCGGCTGCTGTCGCTGCCCGCGATGAGCGATTTCGCGCCATGGGCCGCGGCGGCGGTCCTCGACCTCGACCTCGACGAAGCCGAGGACGTCGTCGACCGGCTCGCCGACGCCCAGCTACTCGAACGACGTGGCGCCGACCGGACGGGAACCGAGCGCTACCGCTTTCACGACCTGCTCCGGGTGTTCGCCCGGGAGCGCGAGACCGGGGTCGGCACCCCGCTCGGCCACCCCGCGGCCCCGGGTCGGATCCCCGAGGCCGGCGGGGACAACCGTCACACCGGCAACGGGCACACCGGCAACGGGCACACCGGCAACGGGCACCACGACGCTGCCGGGGCCCCCTCCGCCGGGGCCCCCTCCACCGAGGCCCCCTCCACCGAGGCCCCCTCCACCGTGTCCGGAGAACACCGGGCGGCCTTGGGGCGGCTGCTGTACGCCTATCTGGCGATGCTGCGGGAGGCGGTCGACACCTTCAGCCCCGGCGGGGTGCGCACCCTCACCCCCGCCGCCGAGGACGCGGCGGCGCTCACGACGGGGGCCGTGTTTCGGTTTGAACAGGCAGGCGTCGCCGACCTGGTCGGTCGGCCGCTGGTCTGGTTCGGCGGGGAACGGGGAAACCTCCTGAGCCTGATCGACCAGGCCCACGCGGCCGGTCTCGACGAGCCGACCTGGCTGCTCGCCACCGAGGCCGCCGAGTTCTACGCCTTCGCGGCGCACTGGGGCGACTGGGAGCAGAGCCACGTCCTGGGGCTGGCCGCGGCCCGCCGGGGCGGGCACCGCCTCGCCGAGGCGACGCTGCTGACCAACCTCGCCGAGCGCGACATCACGCTGGCCTTCGAGGACGCCTTCTGGCGACTGGACGCGGACGGCACGGACCCCGACGGTCAACCGGCGGTCGAGGTCTACCGGGCTACGGTCGACCACCTGGCGCTGGCCACGGAACGCCTCACCCGCGCCCGGAAGATCTTCGTCGACTTCGGCGACGAGCTGGGTGAGGCCCGGACGCTGCGCGGGCTGGCCGACGCCTGCCGCGGTCGGGGGGAGTTCTCCGCGGCCCTGGTCCACTTCGAGGCCGGCCTGGAGATGATGCGCCGGGGCGGCGCCCGCAAGGCCGAGGCGGAGACCCTGGTGAACGTCGCCATGGTCCACGGCGACCGGGACGAGCTCACCGACGGCATCAACTGCCTGACGATGAGCCTGTCGATCGCCCGCGAACTCGGCAACCGCCCGCTGGAGGCGCTGGCCCTGCGCCGGTTGGGCGATCTCCACCGTTTCCAGTACCGGTTGGACCGGGCTCTGGCAAGCTACAACGAGAGCCTGCCGCTGCTCGCCGAGCTACCCGACACCCGCTGGGAGCCACGCGTGCTCATCCGCCGGGGTGACATCCTCGCCCAGATGGACGACCATCCGGCGGCGCGGCGATCCTGGCAGCAGGGCATCACGCTGCTACGTCAGCAGGGCTCCCCCGAGCTGCCGGCCGCCGAGGAACGGCTGAGCGCACCGGTCACGGCCGAGCCCACCCAGTTCACCAGCGGGCGGCTGCTCAGCACGTTCGACCCGGCGTACTTCATCGCCCGGATCGCATCGTCCCGGCGCAGCGTCCGGTTACTCAACACCTGGACGGATCTGGCGACCCCCGAGCACCGGACCGCCTTCGCCGACGCGGTGCTCGCGGCGGTCGACGCCGGAGCGATCATTCAGGTGCTCCTACTCGACCCGGACTCCCCGGCCGTGGCCGGACGAGCCGCCGACCTCCTGCACAGCGTCGACGTACCGGGCATGATCCGCTCGAACCTGCTGGTCCTCGAGGCACTGCGGGATCGGCTCGCTCCCGTCCTGCGCTCCCGGCTCGCGGTGCGTCTCTACACCGAACAGCCCCTGACGACGTATCACCGCTGGGACACCGGGGCGCTGGTCTCGACGTTCCCCGTCGGGTACTCCTCGGCCGCCGCGACCCAGCACGAGGCGGCCGTCTCCTCCACCCTGGTCCAGTTCGTCGAACAGCACTTCGAGCGGCTCTGGAGTCTGGAAGGGAGCACCGCCTTGGACGACTATCTGCGGGTGCCGCTGCGCGTCTCCCCGTCGGACGCGGGCCATCTCGAGGTACAGGCCGAGTTCGTGCGCCTCGACGGGGCGGTGTACGTCTCCTCCCCCGACCTCGTCGCGCTGCTGGGCCGCGGCGGTCCGGACGGCCTGCTCGCGGAGGTGGCGGGCGACGGTCGGCATGTACTGGCTGGAACCGGACGGTGCCGGATGGTACCCCTGCGCGACAACGACGGCGCCGGGGCCGTGGCCACGGCCTTCGCCGACAAGTACGGGGCCGCCCGGGACAGCTTGCTGCGCCTGTCATCGGTGCGGCGATGA
- a CDS encoding AAA family ATPase gives MVTDPGLLHWRDPVTDIGHLADVTNRVRTSVETVIDGKSEAITTALVVLLSEGHLLIEDVPGVGKTMLAKALARSIDARVRRIQFTPDLLPGDVTGVSIYNQGTRDFEFRPGPVFANIVVGDEINRAEPKAQSALLECMEEHQVTVDGVTYRLESPFMVIATQNPVEMEGTRALPEAQRDRFTARISMGYPSPAAELEMLDSHGNANPLAGITPVTDAAEIAKLIALVRTVHVSPEVRHYIVDLVGGTRTHPEIALGASPRAALHLIRAARARAALDQRGFVLPDDVQEMAVPVMAHRLLLHPEIMLSGEPTIEVAARILTDVLRRIPILRPGTARPTRHGR, from the coding sequence GTGGTGACCGACCCTGGTCTTCTGCACTGGCGTGACCCGGTGACCGACATCGGCCATCTCGCCGACGTCACCAATCGAGTGCGGACCAGCGTCGAGACGGTCATCGACGGCAAGTCCGAGGCGATCACGACGGCCCTGGTCGTGCTGCTGTCCGAGGGTCATCTGCTGATCGAGGACGTCCCCGGGGTCGGCAAGACCATGCTCGCCAAGGCCCTCGCACGGTCCATCGATGCCCGGGTGCGCCGCATCCAGTTCACTCCGGACCTGCTCCCCGGCGACGTCACCGGAGTCAGCATCTACAACCAGGGCACCCGTGACTTCGAGTTCCGTCCCGGCCCGGTGTTCGCCAACATCGTCGTCGGCGACGAGATCAACCGCGCCGAGCCGAAGGCGCAGTCGGCGCTCCTCGAATGCATGGAAGAACACCAGGTCACGGTCGACGGCGTCACCTACCGGCTCGAGTCACCCTTCATGGTGATCGCGACCCAGAACCCGGTGGAGATGGAGGGCACCCGGGCGTTGCCGGAGGCCCAGCGCGACCGTTTCACCGCCCGGATCTCGATGGGCTACCCCTCCCCCGCGGCCGAGCTGGAGATGCTCGACAGCCACGGCAACGCCAACCCGCTGGCCGGCATCACCCCGGTCACCGACGCCGCCGAGATCGCCAAGCTGATCGCACTCGTCCGCACGGTGCACGTCTCGCCCGAGGTGCGCCACTACATCGTCGACCTGGTCGGCGGGACCCGCACGCATCCCGAGATCGCGCTCGGCGCGTCCCCCCGGGCGGCGCTGCATCTCATCCGTGCTGCCCGGGCCCGCGCGGCCCTGGACCAGCGCGGTTTCGTCCTCCCCGACGACGTTCAGGAGATGGCTGTCCCGGTCATGGCGCACCGCCTACTGCTGCACCCCGAGATCATGCTCTCCGGGGAGCCGACGATCGAGGTCGCCGCCCGCATCCTGACCGACGTCCTGCGCCGGATTCCGATCCTTCGCCCCGGTACGGCACGCCCGACCCGGCACGGCCGTTAG
- a CDS encoding SAV_6107 family HEPN domain-containing protein: MTSRPISGSDSGSDPAGGAARGKGAFGGPGGSTGPHGGSTGPVGRTLVPAAGLPRRSRDDLLVAARRGLGEAECAQTAGERYALAHLAALRAAAAVLADRARPRPGRRGRPVSAWCLLVRVAPELAEWAEFFAAGAARRSAAEAGLKVVTRREADDLIRQVDLFVGVVEGVLGLPSQPMIAGTGPVGPGEVTMVMSPGRGQADRGRPGGAPGG, translated from the coding sequence GTGACCAGTCGGCCGATCAGTGGCTCGGACAGTGGCTCGGACCCGGCGGGAGGAGCGGCCCGCGGTAAGGGTGCGTTTGGCGGCCCCGGTGGATCCACCGGGCCGCACGGTGGATCCACCGGGCCGGTTGGACGGACCCTGGTGCCGGCGGCGGGGTTGCCTCGCCGCTCCCGCGACGATCTGTTGGTCGCCGCCCGGCGCGGTCTCGGTGAGGCCGAGTGCGCCCAGACGGCCGGGGAGCGCTACGCCCTCGCCCACCTCGCGGCGCTGCGGGCGGCGGCCGCTGTCCTGGCGGACCGGGCCCGGCCCCGTCCCGGTCGTCGCGGTCGGCCCGTGAGTGCCTGGTGCCTGCTTGTCCGGGTGGCCCCCGAGCTCGCGGAGTGGGCGGAGTTCTTCGCGGCGGGGGCCGCCCGGCGATCGGCGGCCGAGGCCGGGCTGAAGGTAGTGACCAGGCGGGAGGCCGATGATCTGATCCGTCAGGTCGATCTGTTCGTCGGGGTTGTCGAGGGCGTACTGGGCCTCCCGTCCCAACCGATGATCGCCGGCACCGGTCCGGTCGGGCCTGGGGAGGTCACGATGGTCATGTCGCCGGGCCGAGGGCAGGCTGACCGTGGTCGGCCCGGCGGCGCCCCGGGTGGGTGA
- a CDS encoding DUF3040 domain-containing protein: MPLSENEQRLLEQIERALVQDDPKFASTVRSTDPRTYLLRRVRRSAVVFVLGLAVLVVGVVLNRVPLTVILGILGFLMMLFAALRGAADLRRISGRDTGHRRPGGVQGGSKPKPRARAPFMERVEERWRRRWEDRP, translated from the coding sequence ATGCCGCTCTCGGAGAACGAGCAGCGCCTGCTGGAGCAGATCGAGCGCGCTCTCGTACAGGACGATCCAAAGTTTGCCAGTACCGTGCGTTCGACGGACCCCCGTACCTATCTGCTGCGCCGGGTGCGCCGCAGCGCGGTCGTCTTCGTCCTCGGTCTGGCCGTCCTGGTCGTCGGTGTGGTACTCAACCGGGTACCGCTGACGGTGATCCTCGGCATCCTCGGTTTCCTCATGATGTTGTTCGCCGCGCTGCGCGGTGCGGCAGACCTGCGCCGGATCAGCGGCCGTGACACCGGTCACCGGCGGCCGGGCGGCGTGCAGGGGGGATCGAAGCCGAAGCCGCGGGCTAGGGCTCCGTTCATGGAACGGGTCGAGGAGCGGTGGCGGCGGCGCTGGGAGGACCGTCCCTGA